A region of Labeo rohita strain BAU-BD-2019 chromosome 2, IGBB_LRoh.1.0, whole genome shotgun sequence DNA encodes the following proteins:
- the LOC127183062 gene encoding ladderlectin-like codes for MWIPAAFLLFALVVNGDWNEERFGRRTGRRCPSGWEKFETRCFKFFNDSKTWAEAERQCIDLGGNLVSVHNQATHNFLKNFLKNANGIRRTWIGAYDATQENIWFWSDGSPFAYSNWQTGEPNNSGGAENCVEMGNSAHQRWNDAHCSALLNFICKLEIQN; via the exons ATGTGGATTCCAGCTGCTTTTCTCCTTTTTGCGTTGGTTGTAAATGGAGATTGGAATGAAG AACGTTTTGGTAGGCGTACTGGTCGAAGATGTCCTTCTGGCTGGGAGAAATTTGAAACgcgttgttttaaatttttcaatGACTCAAAAACATGGGCTGAGGCAGAG AGACAATGCATTGACCTCGGAGGAAACCTTGTATCAGTTCACAATCAAGCCACTCACAATTTCCTGAAAAACTTCCTCAAAAATGCTAATGGCATCCGCCGAACCTGGATTGGTGCTTATGATGCAACTCAG GAAAATATCTGGTTTTGGAGTGATGGATCACCGTTTGCATACAGTAACTGGCAAACTGGAGAACCAAACAATTCAGGAGGAGCTGAAAATTGTGTGGAGATGGGCAATTCAG CTCATCAACGCTGGAATGATGCACACTGCAGTGCTCTACTCAACTTCATCTGCAAattggaaattcaaaattga